The following coding sequences are from one Candidatus Melainabacteria bacterium window:
- a CDS encoding acyl-CoA desaturase has translation MACYKCKPVTLPGAAITSTWGTHTLGIFSEANLWAGLSFALWFVVFYLYHGLGITLGYHRLLTHKSLKVPKWLMYVIVSGGYFGLMGSPIVWVGVHRLHHQKSDQDGDPHSPKDGFKHALYEWMFDMRSVQSDEEMRAQVPELMADPLFRKLGDDHSPTQAQLCLGLCIAFRVLIFFALGPIALVANILATFTIFWSTQLVNAVCHLPNVGYRSHNTREQSRNVWWVGLLALGEGWHNNHHAVPKSARHGMEWFELDVTWYAVWLLEKVGLASAVVRPPKHLMGRRVGASANTPVESPFNFDTASEPVFVNQE, from the coding sequence ATTGCGTGCTATAAATGTAAGCCTGTAACATTGCCGGGTGCGGCGATTACATCAACGTGGGGGACACATACTTTGGGAATCTTTAGTGAGGCGAATTTGTGGGCCGGACTTTCATTCGCTTTGTGGTTCGTAGTTTTCTACTTGTATCATGGACTCGGAATAACGCTTGGTTATCATCGACTGTTAACCCATAAGTCTCTGAAAGTTCCGAAATGGCTCATGTATGTCATCGTTTCGGGTGGTTATTTCGGATTGATGGGGTCGCCAATCGTCTGGGTCGGTGTACATCGTCTGCATCATCAGAAGTCAGACCAGGACGGAGATCCGCATTCACCCAAAGATGGTTTCAAACACGCTCTTTATGAGTGGATGTTTGACATGCGTTCTGTTCAATCTGATGAAGAGATGCGTGCTCAGGTGCCTGAGTTGATGGCCGATCCTCTATTCCGCAAGCTTGGTGATGACCACTCGCCCACTCAAGCACAACTTTGTCTCGGGCTTTGTATCGCCTTCCGCGTCCTGATTTTCTTTGCGCTTGGACCGATTGCGCTGGTGGCGAACATACTTGCCACGTTCACAATTTTTTGGAGCACGCAGCTCGTCAATGCTGTCTGTCATCTTCCCAATGTTGGCTACAGATCACACAATACCCGTGAGCAGAGCCGCAACGTCTGGTGGGTCGGGTTGCTCGCTCTCGGTGAAGGCTGGCACAACAATCATCATGCTGTTCCGAAGTCAGCACGTCACGGCATGGAGTGGTTCGAATTAGATGTCACCTGGTATGCCGTCTGGTTGCTTGAGAAAGTTGGACTGGCAAGCGCTGTTGTGCGACCGCCTAAACATTTGATGGGGCGCCGTGTCGGTGCAAGCGCCAACACTCCTGTTGAGTCTCCGTTCAACTTCGATACTGCTTCTGAGCCGGTTTTTGTCAATCAGGAATAA
- a CDS encoding OPT family oligopeptide transporter: MRLSWLEADLNENEKESMQTPLDAEKSIVAGEGVGVSTAASAIKESDPNAILHEKLTDEEWYRTVYQGDRVPQLTVRAVLMGGILGSLMSVSNLYTSIKVGWAFGVAITACVLSFVIWNSLRAVLGKVGVKLTPMSILENNCMQSTASAAGYSTGATVGTAFGALLLITRVHMDWKILLAWTLITAALGVFLAVPMKRQMINHEQLPFPSGIAAAETLKSLYSEAKESIQQAHSLVYALIVGLIVGFFGKGEFKWIETFKLKIPELIPFKLTMNNVKLNELPGFGFEPSVLLIGAGMIVGLRVSISMLIGACVLYFWVGPYMINIHEITEPAKLLKWSLWSGTALMVTSGLTAFAMQWKTILKALTSVKKAGTTESIDDKLAEIEVPMRWLLIGLIPLAIGMVALQYVAFSISPPLGLLAVVMSFFLALVACRATGETDVTPIGAMGKLTQLTYAVLAPSNITTNLMAGSVTANIASSSADLLTDLKSGYLLGANPRRQFIAQFVGLFFGTIAIVPAWYMMIPTVEAMEKYNAPSANMWKAVAEALSHGISYVPIHARYGLLIGGVLGILLSIADAYAPKKLKPYMPSAMGLGLSWVMSFSNSFSFFVGALLAFIWSKIDKRSADLFTIPVASGAVAGESLICALLAMYNAALAVSAH; encoded by the coding sequence ATGCGGTTGTCATGGCTGGAGGCAGATTTGAACGAGAACGAAAAGGAGTCGATGCAGACTCCCTTAGACGCTGAGAAGTCCATTGTTGCAGGCGAAGGCGTTGGTGTTTCGACTGCGGCTAGCGCCATCAAAGAATCCGATCCAAACGCCATATTGCACGAAAAACTAACGGATGAAGAGTGGTATCGCACCGTCTACCAGGGAGATAGAGTTCCGCAGCTGACAGTGCGCGCAGTGCTGATGGGCGGCATCCTCGGTTCGCTCATGTCGGTATCGAATCTCTACACTTCGATCAAGGTCGGCTGGGCCTTCGGTGTTGCCATTACAGCCTGCGTTCTATCGTTTGTGATTTGGAACAGTCTGCGGGCGGTGCTCGGAAAAGTGGGCGTCAAACTAACGCCCATGTCCATTCTCGAAAACAATTGCATGCAGTCGACAGCATCAGCCGCCGGGTATTCTACCGGCGCCACCGTTGGCACCGCATTTGGTGCCTTGCTTCTGATTACTCGCGTGCACATGGATTGGAAAATCCTTCTTGCCTGGACCTTAATCACGGCAGCACTGGGGGTCTTCCTGGCTGTGCCGATGAAACGGCAGATGATCAATCACGAGCAGCTACCTTTCCCGAGCGGAATCGCCGCTGCCGAGACTCTGAAAAGTCTCTACAGTGAAGCAAAAGAATCTATTCAACAAGCACATTCGCTCGTCTACGCTCTTATTGTCGGCTTGATCGTGGGCTTTTTCGGCAAAGGCGAGTTCAAATGGATTGAAACGTTCAAGCTCAAAATTCCCGAGCTAATTCCATTCAAACTGACAATGAACAATGTCAAACTCAACGAACTGCCAGGGTTCGGATTCGAACCGAGCGTGCTGCTTATCGGCGCAGGCATGATTGTCGGGCTGCGCGTATCGATTTCGATGCTTATCGGTGCCTGCGTCCTATATTTCTGGGTTGGTCCTTACATGATCAACATCCACGAAATCACAGAACCAGCCAAGTTGCTCAAGTGGTCGCTCTGGTCGGGAACAGCCCTCATGGTGACATCAGGGCTGACCGCTTTCGCCATGCAGTGGAAAACCATTTTGAAAGCCCTGACTTCTGTAAAGAAAGCTGGAACGACCGAAAGCATCGACGACAAGTTGGCTGAAATAGAAGTGCCAATGCGCTGGTTGCTCATCGGTCTTATACCGCTGGCAATTGGTATGGTGGCGCTGCAATATGTAGCTTTTTCGATCTCACCTCCGCTTGGGCTACTGGCTGTCGTGATGAGCTTCTTTCTGGCCCTCGTCGCCTGCCGGGCCACGGGCGAGACCGACGTCACACCAATCGGAGCGATGGGCAAGCTCACTCAGTTGACCTATGCAGTCCTCGCACCCTCCAATATCACAACCAATCTTATGGCAGGAAGCGTCACTGCCAATATCGCCTCCAGCTCTGCTGATTTGTTGACCGATCTCAAAAGCGGCTATCTTCTAGGCGCCAACCCTCGCAGGCAGTTCATTGCCCAATTCGTCGGGTTGTTCTTCGGAACTATCGCCATCGTTCCAGCCTGGTACATGATGATCCCCACCGTGGAAGCCATGGAAAAATACAACGCGCCTTCCGCCAACATGTGGAAAGCCGTTGCTGAAGCGCTTTCGCACGGCATCAGCTACGTGCCCATACATGCCCGTTACGGACTTCTGATAGGCGGAGTACTGGGCATTTTGCTCAGCATCGCCGACGCCTACGCTCCCAAGAAACTGAAGCCTTACATGCCTTCAGCGATGGGTCTGGGGCTGAGCTGGGTGATGAGCTTCTCCAACTCGTTTTCTTTCTTTGTGGGCGCACTGCTCGCTTTCATCTGGTCAAAAATCGACAAACGCTCGGCCGACTTATTCACCATCCCAGTCGCTTCGGGCGCCGTCGCAGGAGAATCACTGATCTGTGCGCTACTGGCTATGTATAACGCGGCGCTGGCTGTGAGCGCACATTAA
- a CDS encoding MOSC domain-containing protein, giving the protein MTIEVSELNFYPIKSCRGTTLDTAQIALRGIDHDREWLVVNATTNNFITQREIAKMCLIEPQVSEDGKVLTLNAPGMEKIIVPVTDQFGQRRVTVWSNACRADDQGDAAAQWFSRYLGEDCRLVRMSNTHKRQVDQRYAKRKTDQVGFADGFPILLISEESLNDLNNRLPTALPMNRFRPNIVVKGCDAFAEDSWKTIKIGELLFDVVKPCARCVITTIDQSSAEKSPEPLKTMNLFRNKGNKLMFGQNIVHHSAGKISTGDVLEVLD; this is encoded by the coding sequence ATGACAATAGAAGTAAGTGAACTCAATTTCTATCCGATCAAATCGTGCCGTGGCACCACCCTTGATACTGCACAAATCGCCCTGCGCGGCATAGATCACGATCGGGAATGGCTTGTGGTTAACGCAACCACGAACAATTTCATCACACAGCGAGAAATCGCCAAGATGTGTCTGATTGAGCCTCAAGTCTCAGAAGACGGTAAAGTGCTTACCTTGAACGCGCCCGGAATGGAAAAAATTATAGTACCTGTGACTGATCAGTTTGGACAGAGACGTGTCACGGTCTGGTCAAACGCCTGTCGAGCCGACGATCAAGGTGACGCCGCCGCACAGTGGTTTTCCCGTTACCTGGGAGAAGATTGCAGACTGGTGCGCATGTCGAACACTCATAAACGTCAGGTAGATCAAAGATACGCCAAACGAAAAACGGATCAAGTCGGATTCGCAGACGGATTCCCGATTTTATTGATTTCGGAAGAATCACTGAATGACTTGAACAACCGGCTGCCGACGGCACTCCCCATGAATCGCTTCAGACCAAACATCGTCGTAAAAGGCTGCGATGCCTTTGCAGAAGACAGCTGGAAAACAATAAAGATAGGCGAACTGCTTTTTGATGTCGTCAAACCGTGTGCGCGTTGTGTGATCACGACCATCGATCAAAGCTCGGCTGAAAAGAGTCCTGAACCGTTGAAAACGATGAACCTTTTTCGAAACAAAGGCAACAAGCTAATGTTCGGACAAAACATCGTTCACCACAGTGCCGGAAAAATCAGCACAGGCGATGTTTTAGAAGTGCTCGACTGA
- a CDS encoding tetratricopeptide repeat protein yields the protein MDSDWEEIRSDAERAVRRGNFEEASQLWLQAIALCNDLGKYDPRRIISLEGLANVYWRTNQFADALPILVKTFSLHEDQLGPDHADIGVLANNLARVYHTLEKFPEAEALYQRALRIRRKVLGVEHPEVAELIKNYANLLVAAGRGFEAEDLKASTVSIKSGIWNRSGHFNTIKIENPDSLFSSDLDNLQPVGPAKARSAPPPPPKPVVEQPQPEPAEPETRAISDAEITAESNELSNWLSSRRPTTQPAQVEPPEPPEHWMELLSKGMEAMQQNNTLQAEQLLKRAVRATETFDQLDPRIASTLELYSEVLWKNGKLAEAQPVCERTLQFYESTLPPNHQDIGVIANNLAMLYHALEQPELAEPLYKRALEIRTANQGTTHPDVITLLNNYANMLYVWHREGEAVNLKNYIRSLTSGKWNQVGKFKALAPAPSQEPAPQPKEDQFATFSKFKPSMDQVDWISQSSDIMPAYSEKQSVNQKFSADKKPAEKAKSAEDAAYSNDARAVLNKLVGDLLKKPGES from the coding sequence ATGGACAGCGATTGGGAAGAAATTCGGTCTGACGCCGAACGAGCCGTGCGGCGAGGCAATTTTGAGGAGGCAAGTCAACTCTGGCTCCAGGCAATCGCGCTTTGCAATGATCTGGGCAAATACGACCCGCGCCGCATCATCTCGCTTGAAGGTCTGGCAAACGTCTACTGGCGTACCAACCAGTTCGCAGATGCACTGCCGATTCTCGTCAAAACCTTTTCTCTTCATGAAGATCAACTCGGTCCGGATCACGCAGACATCGGTGTACTGGCGAACAACCTGGCGCGGGTCTATCACACGCTCGAAAAATTTCCAGAAGCGGAAGCCCTCTATCAACGAGCCTTGCGCATCCGCCGAAAAGTGCTTGGAGTGGAGCACCCCGAAGTTGCCGAACTGATAAAAAACTATGCAAACCTGCTCGTAGCGGCAGGCCGGGGCTTCGAAGCGGAAGACCTGAAAGCGAGTACCGTCAGCATTAAGTCAGGCATCTGGAACCGGTCTGGACACTTCAACACGATAAAAATTGAGAATCCAGACTCTCTTTTCTCGTCCGACCTGGACAACTTGCAGCCGGTTGGTCCAGCAAAAGCACGTTCAGCGCCCCCTCCGCCGCCCAAGCCGGTGGTCGAACAGCCACAACCAGAACCGGCTGAGCCAGAGACCAGAGCAATCTCGGATGCCGAAATCACGGCTGAAAGCAACGAACTCTCAAATTGGCTCAGCTCCAGACGTCCAACCACTCAACCAGCACAAGTGGAGCCTCCAGAGCCTCCAGAGCACTGGATGGAGTTACTTTCTAAAGGCATGGAAGCTATGCAGCAAAACAACACGCTGCAAGCTGAGCAGCTTTTGAAACGTGCGGTGAGAGCGACTGAAACTTTCGATCAGCTCGACCCACGCATTGCCAGCACCCTAGAACTCTACTCGGAAGTACTGTGGAAAAACGGAAAACTCGCTGAAGCTCAGCCCGTTTGTGAACGAACGCTGCAGTTCTACGAATCGACTTTGCCACCCAATCATCAGGACATCGGTGTGATCGCCAACAACCTGGCTATGCTCTACCATGCACTGGAACAACCTGAGCTAGCTGAACCGCTCTACAAGCGAGCCCTGGAAATTCGCACAGCCAACCAGGGCACCACGCACCCCGACGTGATCACACTTCTGAACAATTATGCCAATATGCTCTACGTCTGGCACCGCGAGGGTGAAGCAGTCAACCTGAAGAATTACATCCGCAGTCTCACCTCCGGCAAATGGAATCAAGTCGGCAAGTTCAAAGCCCTTGCGCCTGCACCTTCACAAGAACCGGCTCCACAGCCGAAAGAAGACCAGTTTGCCACCTTTTCCAAATTCAAGCCTTCCATGGACCAGGTGGATTGGATTTCACAGTCAAGCGACATAATGCCTGCCTACAGCGAGAAACAAAGCGTCAATCAGAAATTCAGCGCCGATAAAAAGCCGGCAGAAAAGGCGAAATCAGCAGAGGACGCCGCATACAGCAACGACGCACGCGCGGTGCTCAACAAACTAGTGGGAGATCTTCTAAAGAAACCTGGAGAATCGTGA
- a CDS encoding M23 family metallopeptidase, translated as MKKAWTLHLELFFGVLFFLVLTNCWWLALPAICDDSQPKLCTQGDSVYCHQEKVGEIGRVILEPPQILESTLTFDLNLDNTTATKPAHFNYFVDGLHYSYKRPIEIVRFSQKNIGTPFHYYWKYHWVLGLPGGRHDATYVYALPYKKGEHYKVSQGYFGNFSHQKGTNYEYAIDFVMPEGTPVCAARDGIVIGSYGDSTVGGNDKKYGFCANVVSVKHADGSYARYVHLQPRGNLARVGQVVHKGDQIGLSGKTGFADRPHLHFCVTTPIDGYKEKSHPVVFATEKGNLGSLTQGETY; from the coding sequence ATGAAAAAAGCCTGGACCTTACACCTGGAGTTGTTTTTTGGGGTCCTGTTTTTTCTGGTCCTGACGAATTGTTGGTGGCTTGCACTTCCTGCAATATGCGATGACTCTCAGCCGAAGCTCTGTACTCAGGGCGATTCTGTTTACTGCCACCAAGAGAAGGTGGGGGAGATCGGTCGGGTCATTCTGGAGCCTCCACAGATACTGGAGAGTACACTTACTTTTGACCTGAACCTGGACAATACAACGGCGACCAAACCTGCTCACTTCAACTATTTTGTTGATGGTTTGCATTACTCATACAAGCGACCAATCGAGATCGTTAGGTTCTCGCAAAAGAATATTGGTACGCCTTTTCATTACTACTGGAAATATCACTGGGTCCTTGGTTTGCCGGGAGGGCGACACGACGCCACTTATGTCTACGCTCTGCCCTACAAGAAAGGGGAGCACTACAAAGTTTCGCAAGGGTATTTCGGCAATTTCAGTCATCAGAAGGGCACTAACTACGAATATGCCATCGACTTTGTTATGCCTGAGGGAACACCGGTCTGTGCCGCACGTGACGGCATAGTGATTGGTTCTTACGGTGACTCTACTGTTGGTGGCAACGACAAGAAGTACGGGTTCTGCGCCAATGTGGTTTCAGTAAAACATGCCGATGGAAGTTATGCACGATATGTTCATCTTCAGCCGCGTGGCAATCTGGCCAGAGTTGGTCAGGTTGTTCATAAGGGAGACCAGATCGGATTGTCGGGTAAGACTGGTTTTGCTGATCGTCCGCATCTGCATTTTTGTGTGACGACGCCGATTGATGGATATAAGGAAAAGTCGCATCCTGTAGTTTTTGCTACTGAAAAGGGCAATCTTGGCAGTTTGACGCAGGGCGAAACCTATTAA
- a CDS encoding tetratricopeptide repeat protein, producing MKRFFLSTLLSMCVISITQAPAHSEWYASEHSTLEKAKRAYQSGRFDEARMMFTDLINANSRSAETYYWRGVTYNSLGQPDKALADFNQTIALDSNNPKYYLGRGLLYSNKNQYDEAIADFDSALRLDPDNDMASTNKKFCVQAIADKKKAEEAKIAKAKADAEKLAAEKLAAEQLALNPPVPVKKPKVHTAPVKPTVIATTVVSTAPTATTVAEGGLTAAQMRLLEKKQAELAAREAAIEAKLEKERQEREKLAAAKLEQQRLLKESKKNSSVAKTKKDSADEQVAEEPAAPPANRPIRDKWALIVGISKFKDSTLNLRYPSKDAKDFYDFLVTSAGFKRDHIKLLVDEEATRAHILSELGDKWLPRVANPDDLVVIYISSHGSASDLDVGGVNYLLAHDTEVDNLYASGLPMQDLTRIIKGRVHSDRIVLVLDACHSGATTVSDSKGLSRRSNVNADDIAQGTGQLVISSSMPNQVSWESKRDQNSVFTKYLMEGLKAKSNLGEAFDYMKNKVQEEVLRERGVLQTPVLKSKWQGAELVIGAPAVNPSPGLETEPQGMKPGQAAH from the coding sequence ATGAAACGCTTTTTTCTTAGCACGCTTTTAAGTATGTGTGTCATCTCGATAACGCAGGCTCCGGCGCACTCTGAATGGTATGCAAGCGAGCATTCGACTCTGGAAAAAGCGAAACGTGCTTATCAGTCGGGGCGCTTCGATGAAGCTCGTATGATGTTTACCGACCTGATCAATGCAAATTCGCGTTCGGCTGAAACTTATTACTGGCGCGGTGTTACTTACAACAGTCTCGGGCAGCCAGACAAGGCGCTGGCCGACTTCAATCAGACCATTGCGCTCGACTCTAATAATCCCAAATACTACCTTGGACGCGGATTGTTGTATTCCAACAAGAATCAGTACGACGAAGCTATAGCAGATTTCGATTCAGCTCTGCGGCTTGATCCTGACAACGATATGGCATCGACGAACAAGAAATTCTGTGTTCAAGCAATCGCTGATAAGAAGAAGGCAGAAGAGGCAAAAATCGCCAAAGCCAAGGCAGACGCAGAAAAGCTTGCCGCTGAAAAATTGGCTGCAGAGCAGCTGGCTCTGAATCCACCTGTGCCGGTGAAGAAACCGAAGGTTCATACGGCTCCCGTCAAACCTACAGTGATTGCTACTACGGTCGTTTCGACCGCTCCGACTGCAACGACTGTTGCCGAGGGTGGGCTGACTGCCGCACAGATGCGTCTTCTCGAGAAAAAGCAAGCCGAACTTGCTGCTCGTGAAGCTGCTATTGAAGCCAAGCTCGAAAAGGAGCGTCAGGAGCGTGAAAAGCTAGCTGCAGCCAAACTGGAGCAGCAGCGCCTGCTCAAGGAAAGCAAAAAGAATTCGTCGGTGGCGAAGACGAAGAAAGATTCTGCCGACGAGCAGGTTGCCGAAGAGCCTGCCGCTCCTCCGGCTAATCGCCCGATCCGTGATAAATGGGCTTTGATTGTAGGTATCAGTAAATTCAAAGACTCTACTTTGAATTTGCGTTACCCTTCCAAAGATGCCAAAGATTTCTATGACTTCCTTGTCACCAGTGCTGGTTTCAAGAGAGACCATATCAAGTTGCTTGTTGATGAAGAAGCGACACGCGCTCACATCTTGTCGGAACTTGGTGACAAGTGGCTGCCCCGTGTAGCCAACCCAGACGATCTGGTCGTTATCTACATCTCCAGCCATGGCAGCGCTTCTGATCTGGACGTAGGTGGTGTCAACTACTTACTCGCTCATGACACGGAAGTTGATAATCTCTATGCATCGGGACTGCCAATGCAAGATTTGACTCGAATCATTAAAGGACGCGTGCATTCGGACCGCATCGTGCTTGTACTCGACGCTTGCCATAGTGGCGCCACCACTGTTTCCGACAGCAAAGGACTGTCTCGTCGTTCCAACGTGAATGCCGATGATATCGCCCAGGGCACCGGTCAATTGGTCATCTCTTCCAGTATGCCTAACCAGGTATCATGGGAATCTAAGCGTGACCAGAACAGTGTCTTCACGAAGTATCTGATGGAAGGATTGAAAGCTAAATCTAATCTTGGAGAAGCTTTCGACTACATGAAGAACAAGGTGCAAGAAGAGGTCTTGCGTGAGCGTGGTGTCCTGCAGACGCCTGTCTTGAAGAGCAAGTGGCAGGGCGCAGAACTGGTTATAGGTGCACCGGCTGTAAACCCATCGCCGGGGCTTGAAACAGAACCTCAAGGTATGAAACCAGGTCAAGCTGCTCACTAA